GTCACCGTATTGTTGGGTGGCGGGGTCCTTGATCATCACGATCGGGACGGCAACAGGCTCCTCCTTCTTGGGCTCTTTCTTGtccttcttttccttcttgtccttcttgtccttcttctcAGGCTGGTCCTGGGCACCCACCTCCCCCTTGTCCTCGAGCACCTTCTCCCGTCCTTTTCCATAAAGTTGAAATAAGATCTAGCACAGGCCAACAGCCCCCGAGCCCTTAATAATCGCCGGGATATCATTTCTGACGTCATTTCTTTTACGAATCAATCATCAAAGTCTTTTCAGCCATTTCTTCTTGTCGTTTTCCTTCTTGGGGGCCGGCTTGAACTCTTTGCTGGGGTCGGGCTGCTCGATGTCCATTTTGTTGTCGTTGCCCGAAAGCAGGGCTTTGCGGTCTTTTTCCATGGCGTGGACGGAGGTCAGGATCTGCGCGTGTTTAAAGTAGGATTCGTAATCTTCCATGAACAGTTTGCCGGCTTCTTCGTTGAGCGCGGACTCGGGGAACGGAACTATCAGTAGACACTTCACTACTTCAAAGATGTTGTAGAGGGACCAGGCGGCAGGGTTCCAGTCTTTCTTGAGGGAGTTGACACAGATCTCGCCTTTCTCGCTGACGTTCGGGTGGAAGATCTTGGTCATGAAGTAGCCCTTCGGGGCGGTGTAGGGGAAGTCGTCTTCCAGAACGAGCTTGACCCGAAACACTCCCCGGTGGTAGGGCGTGTCAACAGGCCCCAGTATGTCGGCCTGAATGTCCAGCACATCTGCAAAGTTGACAACCGGACAGACCCCATCCGGCGCCTTGCCAGCCAGCTCCGCAAGCTGCTTCGAAACCACGCCCAGGACTTTCGGGTTGACTGGCTAGTCAGCATTCCACCATTGATCGTTATATAACTATTATAATTGGGATTCGGATTATCAGCTGATAgccggggttggggttggggttgggggttggggttggggttggggttggggttggggttgg
This portion of the Hippocampus zosterae strain Florida unplaced genomic scaffold, ASM2543408v3 HiC_scaffold_162, whole genome shotgun sequence genome encodes:
- the LOC127594483 gene encoding uncharacterized protein LOC127594483, with the translated sequence PVNPKVLGVVSKQLAELAGKAPDGVCPVVNFADVLDIQADILGPVDTPYHRGVFRVKLVLEDDFPYTAPKGYFMTKIFHPNVSEKGEICVNSLKKDWNPAAWSLYNIFEVVKCLLIVPFPESALNEEAGKLFMEDYESYFKHAQILTSVHAMEKDRKALLSGNDNKMDIEQPDPSKEFKPAPKKENDKKKWLKRL